From the Leifsonia sp. AG29 genome, one window contains:
- a CDS encoding TetR/AcrR family transcriptional regulator, which produces MTTYLRARSQGQREERQRHILETAAAMLAELSVSDLTLTELARRAGRSKAHIISYFETRETVLLALLEREAARWLDAFATSLQARPESARGSSLKRADRFAQRVARSLDEDPVLCELLSAEAAVLERNVSTALAENHKRVVSDLFARLAETILSALPELGEPGARAAAGSLVVLAGALWVHAHPAPSVAAVYQKDPSLAAFGTDFASMLEEMFATQVRGLLAVSLS; this is translated from the coding sequence ATGACCACGTATCTGCGGGCCCGCAGCCAGGGCCAGCGAGAGGAGCGGCAGCGTCACATCCTCGAAACGGCCGCCGCGATGCTCGCGGAGCTCTCGGTGTCCGACCTGACGCTCACCGAACTCGCTCGCCGGGCCGGCAGGTCCAAGGCGCACATCATCAGCTACTTCGAGACCCGCGAGACCGTGCTGCTCGCGCTGCTGGAGCGGGAGGCCGCGCGATGGCTAGACGCCTTCGCGACCTCGCTGCAGGCTCGGCCCGAGTCGGCGAGGGGATCGTCGCTCAAGCGTGCGGATCGTTTCGCGCAGCGCGTAGCTCGCTCGCTCGACGAGGATCCGGTCCTCTGCGAGCTCCTCAGCGCGGAGGCGGCCGTGCTGGAACGGAACGTGTCGACCGCGCTGGCCGAGAACCACAAACGTGTGGTGAGTGACCTGTTCGCACGGCTGGCCGAGACGATTCTGAGCGCACTTCCGGAGCTCGGGGAGCCAGGCGCCCGGGCGGCCGCCGGTTCACTCGTAGTCCTCGCCGGCGCGCTCTGGGTTCATGCGCACCCGGCGCCTTCCGTCGCCGCGGTATACCAGAAGGACCCGTCGCTCGCTGCATTCGGGACCGACTTCGCGAGCATGCTGGAAGAAATGTTCGCCACGCAAGTCCGCGGACTGCTCGCCGTCTCGCTGAGCTGA
- a CDS encoding oxidoreductase, with amino-acid sequence MTRNEGRVAIVTGASAGIGRESALALAGSGFTVYGAARRAQRLSELAGRGVLPLALDVTDEVSSSAAVTRVIAEAGRVDVLVNNAGYGSYGALEEVPLTEARAQLDVNVLGLARMVQLVLPHMRAAGRGRIINISSMGGRFATPLGSWYHASKYAVEGLSDALRLETARFGIEAVVVEPGSIRTDWGDIAARKLRETSGSGAYSEQAEAMATTLSQSSRPDAARTSSPAAVAATVLRAATVRRPRTRYRVGYGAAPMIALASLLPDRAFDRLILGLSRVPS; translated from the coding sequence ATGACCAGGAATGAAGGACGAGTCGCTATAGTTACCGGCGCCAGCGCTGGGATCGGCCGGGAGTCGGCGTTGGCGCTGGCTGGCTCCGGCTTTACCGTCTACGGAGCTGCCCGGCGTGCCCAGCGACTCTCCGAGCTTGCCGGCAGAGGCGTGCTTCCCCTCGCCCTCGACGTGACTGACGAGGTGTCATCGAGCGCCGCAGTGACTCGGGTGATTGCCGAGGCGGGGCGCGTCGACGTCCTAGTCAACAACGCGGGATACGGATCGTATGGCGCGCTCGAAGAGGTGCCGCTGACGGAGGCCCGCGCGCAACTCGACGTGAACGTCCTGGGTCTCGCCCGCATGGTGCAACTAGTGCTGCCCCACATGCGCGCGGCCGGGCGCGGGCGGATTATCAACATCAGCTCGATGGGTGGCCGCTTTGCTACCCCGCTCGGATCCTGGTACCACGCAAGCAAATACGCGGTCGAAGGCTTGAGCGACGCCCTCCGCCTCGAGACTGCCCGTTTCGGAATAGAAGCTGTGGTGGTCGAGCCCGGGTCGATCCGCACCGACTGGGGCGATATCGCCGCACGCAAGCTCCGCGAGACCTCGGGTTCGGGTGCGTACTCGGAGCAGGCCGAGGCCATGGCGACCACGCTGAGCCAAAGCTCCCGGCCCGACGCGGCGCGCACCTCCTCGCCTGCCGCCGTAGCAGCCACGGTGCTCCGCGCGGCGACCGTGCGTCGACCACGTACCCGCTATCGCGTGGGGTACGGCGCCGCACCGATGATCGCGCTCGCCTCTCTCCTTCCGGACCGCGCCTTCGACCGGCTCATCCTCGGGCTCTCCCGGGTTCCGTCGTAG
- a CDS encoding TetR/AcrR family transcriptional regulator: MRLSTTRVEGKVRGLAMEDQTRRPAGRPRDPGIRARVLLAAQRVYIRSGMAGFTFEAIARESAVGKPAIYRRWPSTTELMDDILSSHELVPEDSSGGGIRAELIEIAMRTLQLVHSEQGAFILRLNAEQYVQPGLFDQYLDRLRNVIHFQNRALVTESIQSGELAADCDPDVLIQSVTGAVFVSAILGFTVAPDADSDGAEQYCTRLVDQVLNGALPGVQNSRD; the protein is encoded by the coding sequence ATGCGGTTGTCGACTACTAGGGTGGAGGGAAAAGTGAGGGGCCTCGCGATGGAAGATCAGACGCGCAGACCCGCTGGGCGGCCGCGTGACCCGGGGATCCGCGCACGGGTCCTTCTCGCCGCACAGCGCGTGTACATTCGATCGGGCATGGCAGGCTTCACCTTCGAGGCGATCGCGCGAGAATCAGCGGTCGGAAAGCCTGCGATCTACCGCAGATGGCCATCAACGACGGAGCTGATGGACGATATCCTGAGCTCGCACGAACTGGTCCCCGAAGACTCTTCCGGCGGCGGCATCCGGGCGGAGCTCATCGAGATAGCCATGCGAACCCTGCAACTCGTGCATTCGGAGCAGGGGGCTTTCATTCTGAGGCTCAACGCCGAGCAATACGTGCAACCCGGACTCTTCGACCAATACCTCGATCGACTTCGAAACGTCATCCACTTTCAGAACCGCGCACTAGTGACGGAGTCCATCCAGAGCGGCGAGCTGGCGGCTGATTGCGATCCGGACGTCTTGATACAGTCCGTGACCGGAGCGGTATTCGTCAGTGCCATTCTCGGATTCACGGTGGCCCCTGACGCCGATTCGGATGGGGCCGAACAGTACTGCACGCGACTGGTCGACCAAGTCCTCAACGGCGCCCTGCCTGGGGTGCAGAACTCCCGCGATTAG
- a CDS encoding oxygenase MpaB family protein: MNDAVDAPSRKPGVPVLTHDLLLGDAARWRRFGEVTPAGGSEKSDGTPDYGLFGPGSIMWEVLLHPATIVFETAAQAAAQTLYMPITAGIRDADPISRKARAGRFTMFDFFERFQRNSGMHAPMWLGDTTTATNMAMHLHRIHGHVKGPVIDPEDPSIGGYAAAEPRDAMWAAITELHGTLCAYEKLAWHGDEAPQPLTAEQRDQFVREMASYLRLVGAEEAEIPLSMAELNALYGKYSPYFGHRESVLRDPETGVSMNVQFAQVARENWHPSHALATDALKEVYEQWNDVMPAILPEHLQRAAGRTQEQIDSSADIIRRRESDIREIQSPENEARIMRLLWGPDGVDLIENARRLHRKATSQAA, encoded by the coding sequence ATGAATGACGCGGTCGACGCTCCCAGCCGTAAGCCAGGGGTTCCGGTTCTCACTCACGATCTCCTGCTCGGGGATGCGGCGCGGTGGCGCCGTTTCGGTGAGGTGACGCCTGCGGGGGGATCCGAAAAAAGCGACGGGACACCGGATTACGGGCTCTTCGGCCCGGGTTCGATCATGTGGGAGGTTTTGCTGCATCCCGCCACGATCGTCTTCGAGACGGCGGCGCAAGCAGCAGCCCAGACGCTGTACATGCCGATCACCGCCGGCATCAGAGACGCAGACCCGATCTCTCGCAAAGCCCGGGCCGGTAGATTCACAATGTTCGACTTCTTCGAGCGCTTTCAACGCAACTCCGGGATGCACGCGCCGATGTGGCTCGGTGATACCACCACGGCGACGAATATGGCTATGCATCTGCATCGTATCCATGGCCACGTCAAAGGCCCCGTCATCGACCCTGAAGACCCATCGATCGGCGGATACGCGGCAGCCGAGCCAAGAGATGCAATGTGGGCTGCCATCACCGAATTGCACGGGACACTGTGCGCCTACGAGAAGCTCGCCTGGCACGGCGACGAGGCGCCTCAGCCATTGACCGCAGAACAACGAGACCAGTTCGTGCGCGAGATGGCATCGTACCTGCGGCTGGTCGGAGCGGAGGAAGCGGAGATTCCCTTGAGCATGGCTGAGTTGAATGCGCTCTACGGCAAATACTCGCCCTATTTCGGGCACCGAGAAAGCGTTCTCCGGGACCCCGAGACCGGAGTCTCCATGAATGTTCAGTTTGCGCAGGTGGCCCGGGAGAATTGGCATCCCTCGCATGCGCTCGCGACCGACGCTCTCAAAGAGGTCTATGAGCAATGGAATGACGTCATGCCGGCTATCCTTCCGGAACACCTGCAGCGCGCCGCCGGTCGTACGCAGGAGCAGATCGATTCTTCGGCTGACATCATCCGTCGCCGAGAGTCAGATATCCGCGAAATTCAAAGTCCCGAGAACGAAGCGCGGATCATGCGCTTGCTTTGGGGACCCGATGGCGTCGATCTGATCGAAAACGCCCGACGTCTTCACCGGAAGGCGACGAGCCAAGCTGCATAG
- a CDS encoding GntR family transcriptional regulator, with protein sequence MRASDLAYEGLRQDIIDWVLPPGSTLGEIETAERYRVSRTPVREALARLAAEGLVSTSGRTAIVTSLTRKDVLELFELREALETQAARLAARRRSPERFAELLEEFRRGPSSEGDADPRRPYFLASELDVAIDAACQSRYLQSALEDIRGQIARVRFHARSNPHREERAIEEHIQIVEAILSGDEMFASQVTAVHLRNSLANVLDSLPL encoded by the coding sequence GTGAGGGCGAGCGACCTGGCATACGAGGGGCTGCGGCAGGACATCATCGACTGGGTGCTTCCCCCGGGATCGACGCTCGGCGAGATCGAGACGGCGGAGCGATACCGCGTCTCCCGCACCCCCGTACGGGAAGCACTCGCCAGGCTCGCCGCCGAGGGGCTTGTGTCTACCTCCGGGCGCACGGCGATCGTGACCTCGCTGACACGTAAGGACGTCCTCGAGCTGTTCGAATTGCGCGAAGCCCTCGAGACGCAGGCCGCTCGTCTCGCCGCCCGTCGGAGGTCCCCCGAACGCTTCGCCGAGCTGCTGGAGGAGTTTCGCCGGGGGCCGAGCTCAGAGGGCGACGCGGATCCGCGGCGGCCTTACTTCCTCGCCAGCGAACTCGATGTGGCGATCGATGCGGCCTGTCAGAGCCGTTATCTGCAGTCCGCACTCGAGGATATCCGCGGGCAGATCGCCCGCGTTCGCTTCCATGCGCGTTCGAATCCGCATCGGGAGGAGCGCGCGATTGAAGAGCACATCCAGATCGTAGAGGCCATCCTCAGCGGTGACGAGATGTTCGCTTCCCAGGTGACCGCCGTGCACCTCCGCAACAGTCTCGCGAATGTTCTCGACTCCCTTCCCCTCTGA
- a CDS encoding aldehyde dehydrogenase family protein, whose amino-acid sequence MSIDTTARVWTATSQGNALATADGFDVINPATGEVFGRAPSVLPGQLDEVFAGAAAAFDTWKRDDDARREAMRRAADVIEAEADHLAPILTTEQGKPLSDARGEFLIAAHWLRYFADLEIPREVIRDDAEAYEEVIRKPLGAVSAITPWNFPITLAMWKIAPALRAGNTLVVKPSPYTPMATLALGEVLRGILPDGVLNVVTGLEPLGSAMVSHAVPRKVSFTGSTAVGRKVASAAAPDLKRVTLELGGNDPAVILPDVDVEQIASSLFWSAFANNGQICLAVKRVYAHESIQPQLVAALGELAKSVRVGDGFEEDVELGPINNRPQFERVKGLVDDARARGARVVAGGEALNGPGYFYRPTVLDGVTDDFRVVAEEQFGPVLPVLSFRDEEDVIRRANASEYGLTASVWSQDLDHAAALAGQIDAGQVAINQHGRAVLPHLPFGGHKSSGLGVENGPWGYYSFTELQVIAAPPRSSV is encoded by the coding sequence ATGAGCATCGACACCACAGCACGCGTCTGGACCGCGACCTCCCAAGGCAACGCACTCGCTACGGCCGACGGGTTCGACGTGATCAACCCGGCCACCGGTGAAGTCTTCGGACGGGCCCCATCCGTTCTTCCGGGGCAACTCGACGAAGTGTTCGCTGGCGCCGCGGCAGCGTTCGACACCTGGAAGCGCGATGACGACGCCCGCCGCGAGGCCATGCGTCGCGCGGCGGATGTCATCGAAGCAGAGGCGGACCACCTCGCTCCTATCCTCACGACGGAGCAGGGGAAGCCCTTGTCCGATGCACGGGGCGAGTTCCTCATTGCTGCGCACTGGCTGCGTTACTTCGCCGATCTCGAGATCCCGCGCGAAGTGATCCGCGACGACGCCGAAGCCTACGAAGAGGTGATCCGCAAGCCCCTCGGCGCAGTCAGCGCTATCACTCCATGGAACTTCCCGATCACTCTCGCGATGTGGAAGATCGCGCCGGCCTTGCGGGCTGGCAATACTCTGGTCGTCAAGCCGTCGCCCTACACTCCGATGGCGACGCTAGCTCTGGGTGAAGTGCTTCGCGGCATCCTTCCGGATGGCGTGCTCAACGTCGTCACCGGCCTGGAGCCGCTCGGCTCGGCCATGGTGTCGCATGCTGTCCCGCGCAAGGTGAGTTTCACCGGTTCAACCGCGGTGGGACGCAAGGTCGCCTCAGCTGCGGCTCCCGACCTCAAGCGCGTAACCCTCGAGCTCGGCGGGAACGACCCTGCCGTGATCCTCCCCGACGTCGATGTCGAGCAGATCGCTTCCAGTCTGTTCTGGAGCGCGTTCGCGAACAACGGCCAGATCTGCCTCGCGGTCAAGCGCGTCTACGCCCACGAGTCGATCCAGCCGCAGCTCGTAGCGGCCTTGGGCGAGCTGGCCAAAAGCGTCCGCGTCGGCGACGGCTTCGAGGAGGACGTCGAGTTGGGGCCGATCAACAATCGCCCGCAGTTCGAGCGTGTGAAGGGTCTGGTCGACGACGCCAGAGCCCGAGGTGCGCGCGTAGTCGCCGGCGGGGAGGCCCTGAACGGACCCGGCTACTTCTACCGGCCCACCGTGCTGGACGGCGTCACCGACGACTTCCGTGTTGTCGCAGAGGAGCAGTTCGGCCCGGTCCTCCCGGTGCTGTCGTTCAGGGACGAGGAGGACGTGATCCGCCGCGCGAACGCGAGCGAGTACGGTCTGACAGCGTCAGTCTGGTCACAAGACCTCGACCACGCGGCGGCACTGGCAGGTCAGATCGACGCGGGTCAGGTGGCGATCAACCAGCACGGCCGCGCGGTTCTGCCCCATCTCCCGTTCGGCGGACACAAGTCGAGCGGTCTCGGTGTGGAAAACGGCCCGTGGGGCTACTACAGCTTCACGGAGCTCCAGGTGATTGCCGCCCCTCCTCGCTCATCCGTCTGA
- a CDS encoding NAD(P)-dependent alcohol dehydrogenase: MRAAVLRATDRPFEIEEIHLGELRPDEVLVRVVASGMCHTDLIMRNPALAAGFRPIILGHEGSGVVEAVGNAVTQTKPGDHVALSFDACGWCRSCLAGNPAYCVQFEVRNVTGARADGTLSAVDQAGADVANRWFGQSSFAEYAIATERNIVVVPDDVPLEVVGPLGCGLQTGAGSVFNAMRLRPGQSLAVLGAGAVGLAAVMAAKIAGARDIVVVDLHESRLALAEELGATRTIRGDAEDLASAIRNGADGVDFSFETTSVTALIGTAIAVLRRPGKAVLVGAGAGRLDIHPSALTGRTVTFALEGGAIPQLLLPRLIEEWRAGRFPFEKLITTYPLAAVNQAEADSISGKTVKPVLLMN; this comes from the coding sequence ATGCGCGCCGCAGTTCTTCGGGCGACCGACCGGCCCTTCGAGATCGAGGAGATCCACCTCGGCGAACTCCGGCCCGACGAGGTCCTGGTCCGGGTCGTCGCCAGCGGGATGTGCCACACCGACCTCATAATGCGCAATCCCGCGCTTGCAGCGGGATTCCGGCCGATCATCCTCGGACACGAAGGGTCCGGGGTCGTCGAAGCGGTCGGGAATGCGGTCACGCAAACGAAGCCCGGCGACCATGTCGCGCTGAGCTTCGACGCTTGTGGATGGTGCCGATCATGCCTCGCAGGCAATCCGGCGTATTGCGTGCAGTTCGAGGTGCGCAACGTCACGGGCGCCCGGGCGGACGGCACTCTCTCGGCGGTCGACCAGGCGGGCGCGGACGTCGCCAATCGGTGGTTCGGGCAGTCGTCATTCGCCGAGTACGCGATCGCGACCGAGCGGAACATCGTCGTCGTTCCCGACGATGTTCCGCTCGAAGTGGTCGGACCGCTCGGTTGCGGTCTGCAGACCGGAGCCGGATCGGTGTTCAACGCGATGAGGCTCCGGCCGGGGCAGAGCCTGGCGGTGCTCGGAGCGGGCGCCGTCGGACTGGCCGCCGTCATGGCGGCGAAGATCGCCGGCGCCCGCGACATCGTTGTCGTGGATCTCCACGAATCCCGGCTCGCGCTGGCCGAGGAGCTGGGCGCGACGCGCACGATCCGGGGCGACGCCGAAGACCTGGCATCCGCTATCAGGAACGGTGCGGATGGCGTCGACTTCTCGTTTGAGACGACGTCGGTGACGGCCCTCATCGGCACCGCGATCGCGGTTCTGCGCAGACCGGGCAAGGCGGTCCTCGTGGGCGCAGGCGCCGGCCGGCTCGACATCCATCCCTCGGCGCTCACCGGCCGGACCGTCACCTTCGCTCTGGAAGGAGGCGCCATTCCCCAACTCCTCCTGCCACGCCTCATAGAGGAGTGGCGCGCCGGAAGGTTCCCCTTCGAGAAGTTGATCACCACCTATCCCCTCGCCGCCGTGAACCAGGCGGAGGCGGATTCCATCTCAGGCAAGACGGTCAAGCCCGTCCTGCTGATGAACTGA
- a CDS encoding cytochrome P450, producing the protein MTVTLITPNESRPFSREHPITTDEDISSDTFWDQPFDVRDETFARLRKTAPVSWHPRRNTPEVAEEYQPAGFWALTKKEDISFASQNHGIFSSDTRNGGISFHAVDPRFETTPTFLTMDPPDHTRYRQIMSAAFTPKAVARLTEKITERAEQIVDAVAGGGEFDFVRDVSAKLPMLTVADLVGVPESLVQTFAHAGDNVVGAADPEFVAELANPQEYILEQTRILTQIGVDIVEHRRTHPASDIATALANFQPDGRPLNEAEIGSMMLLLSVAGNDTTKQTTTRTVVSLWRNPDQRQWLIEDFDGRIAASIEEFVRHASPVLQFARTALQDVEIRGQHIERGDKVLLFYCSGNRDEDSWPDAHRFDIRRRPVSHVGFGGGGVHYCLGNGVAKAQLRALFKQILTRLPDMEVGEPELLRSDFINGVKRLPVRIAA; encoded by the coding sequence ATGACCGTGACCCTGATAACCCCCAATGAATCGCGCCCATTCTCTCGCGAGCACCCGATCACGACCGACGAAGACATCAGCTCAGACACGTTCTGGGACCAGCCGTTTGACGTACGAGACGAAACGTTCGCGCGCCTTCGCAAGACCGCCCCCGTCAGCTGGCACCCTCGCCGCAACACCCCCGAGGTCGCCGAGGAATACCAACCCGCAGGCTTCTGGGCACTCACCAAGAAAGAGGACATCTCGTTCGCCAGCCAGAACCACGGCATCTTCAGCTCCGACACCCGGAACGGCGGGATCTCGTTCCACGCGGTCGATCCGCGATTCGAGACGACTCCCACATTCCTCACGATGGATCCGCCCGACCACACGCGGTACCGCCAGATCATGAGTGCCGCGTTCACCCCGAAGGCGGTGGCTCGCCTGACCGAGAAGATCACCGAGCGCGCCGAGCAGATCGTGGACGCGGTCGCCGGCGGAGGCGAGTTCGACTTCGTCCGGGATGTCTCCGCGAAGCTGCCCATGCTGACGGTGGCCGATCTCGTCGGTGTGCCCGAGAGCCTCGTCCAGACGTTCGCCCACGCCGGAGACAACGTCGTCGGTGCCGCGGATCCAGAATTCGTGGCCGAGCTCGCGAACCCCCAGGAGTACATCCTCGAGCAGACCCGCATCCTGACCCAGATCGGCGTCGACATCGTCGAGCATCGACGCACGCACCCGGCGAGCGACATCGCGACAGCACTAGCCAACTTCCAGCCCGACGGACGGCCGCTGAACGAAGCGGAGATCGGCTCGATGATGCTGCTTCTGAGCGTCGCCGGGAACGACACGACCAAGCAGACGACGACGCGCACGGTCGTCTCGCTCTGGCGCAACCCGGACCAGCGCCAGTGGCTTATCGAGGATTTCGACGGCCGGATCGCCGCCTCAATCGAAGAGTTCGTGCGGCACGCGTCGCCCGTCCTCCAGTTCGCCCGCACCGCCCTCCAGGATGTGGAGATCCGGGGCCAGCACATCGAGCGCGGTGACAAGGTGCTGCTGTTCTATTGCTCGGGCAACCGTGATGAGGATTCGTGGCCGGACGCGCACCGGTTCGACATCCGTCGTCGGCCGGTCTCTCACGTCGGCTTCGGCGGCGGAGGAGTGCACTACTGCCTCGGCAACGGCGTCGCAAAGGCTCAGCTGCGGGCGCTGTTCAAGCAAATCCTCACGCGTCTCCCCGACATGGAGGTCGGTGAGCCGGAACTGCTGCGAAGCGACTTCATAAACGGTGTGAAGCGCCTTCCGGTTCGGATTGCCGCCTGA
- a CDS encoding NAD(P)/FAD-dependent oxidoreductase, with the protein MSGGLVIVGASLAGLRAAQAARRERFEGDIALIGDEAHLPYDRPPLSKAYLAADGQPDFYATAEELRDLGITLRLSTRVDRLDAEAREVVLSTGERVPFDTLIVATGATPRRLPGVPKLPGVVTLRTLDDALELREMLHDGVDVVIIGAGFIGSEIASSAHEKGATVTILEAAPVPLVRAVGEVVGAALSSLHDRNGVRLVRSARITEIAGVDRVREVVLADGERIPADLVVVGIGAAPATGWLASSGIELNPDDGGVVCDEYLESSIPGVYAAGDVAHWPNRLMDTTMRLENWTSAADQGARAGINAVAPEKRAAFETVPYFWSDWYGSRIQFVGSAVAESVNFASGDPERDRFIALYRTGDRLVGAAALNEQRKVMKLRRVIQLRGTVEDALSLIEETRHAHAVGASS; encoded by the coding sequence ATGAGCGGCGGGCTCGTTATCGTCGGCGCCTCTTTGGCCGGCCTTCGCGCCGCTCAGGCCGCTCGTCGGGAGCGCTTCGAGGGCGACATCGCGCTGATCGGAGACGAGGCGCACCTCCCCTACGACCGGCCCCCGCTCTCGAAGGCGTACCTTGCAGCAGACGGACAGCCGGACTTCTACGCGACCGCGGAAGAGCTCCGGGACCTGGGCATAACGCTGCGGCTGTCCACGCGCGTCGACAGGCTCGACGCGGAGGCTCGCGAGGTCGTGCTATCCACGGGGGAACGCGTGCCGTTCGACACGTTGATCGTGGCAACCGGCGCGACACCGCGCAGACTGCCGGGGGTCCCGAAACTTCCTGGAGTGGTCACGCTCCGCACCCTCGACGATGCCCTCGAGCTTCGAGAGATGCTACACGACGGGGTCGACGTCGTGATCATCGGCGCCGGCTTCATCGGTTCCGAAATCGCCTCGTCCGCCCACGAAAAGGGCGCTACGGTGACCATTCTCGAGGCCGCCCCGGTCCCGCTGGTACGCGCAGTCGGCGAGGTGGTAGGCGCCGCCCTTTCGAGCCTGCACGACCGCAACGGCGTACGCCTCGTCCGCAGTGCCCGAATCACCGAGATCGCGGGCGTCGACCGGGTGCGCGAGGTGGTACTCGCCGACGGGGAGCGGATACCCGCCGATCTGGTGGTGGTCGGCATCGGGGCGGCGCCGGCCACGGGGTGGCTCGCGTCATCCGGGATCGAACTGAACCCGGATGACGGAGGCGTCGTCTGCGACGAGTATCTTGAGTCGTCGATCCCCGGCGTTTATGCGGCGGGCGATGTCGCCCATTGGCCGAACCGACTGATGGACACCACCATGCGCTTGGAAAACTGGACCAGTGCCGCCGATCAGGGCGCCCGCGCGGGGATCAACGCCGTCGCTCCAGAGAAGCGCGCTGCCTTCGAGACGGTGCCCTACTTCTGGAGCGACTGGTACGGCAGCCGTATCCAGTTCGTGGGAAGTGCCGTCGCGGAGAGCGTCAACTTCGCGTCGGGAGATCCGGAGCGCGACCGATTCATCGCTCTGTACCGCACCGGCGACCGGCTCGTCGGTGCGGCCGCGCTCAACGAGCAGCGGAAAGTGATGAAGCTGCGCCGTGTCATCCAGCTACGGGGCACTGTTGAGGACGCACTCTCTCTGATCGAAGAGACGCGGCACGCCCACGCCGTAGGCGCCAGCTCCTGA
- a CDS encoding ferredoxin translates to MEIIVDRGRCTGIGICESLDPARFEVGDNGALVIMKAEVSEDELSAAEEAVRSCPAAALRLHAAGTAA, encoded by the coding sequence ATGGAGATCATCGTCGACCGCGGCCGGTGCACCGGCATCGGAATTTGTGAGTCTTTGGACCCGGCGCGGTTCGAAGTCGGAGACAACGGCGCGCTCGTCATCATGAAGGCGGAAGTGAGCGAGGACGAGCTCTCCGCCGCCGAAGAGGCCGTGCGCTCCTGCCCGGCCGCAGCGCTCAGGCTGCACGCAGCGGGGACAGCGGCCTGA
- a CDS encoding HtaA domain-containing protein produces the protein MTEPQPPLHALAWGVKHSFLVYVAAVGGNVVTDGGAEASAEEFRFPFVGEGAPGEYRFAGRIRFRAHDGLLDVTIRDPWVRKTPVSTQVSVSDGSQRFVVAVGPAFSGQELSAVPLQLSERGTGLFHNTYPAFTDMDSVRFIRPSHDSRGGTHTRFPRPSVIEKDEVLS, from the coding sequence ATGACCGAACCCCAGCCACCCCTCCACGCCCTGGCTTGGGGGGTGAAGCACTCGTTTCTCGTCTACGTGGCGGCCGTCGGCGGGAACGTTGTCACCGATGGAGGCGCGGAGGCCAGCGCGGAGGAATTCCGGTTCCCGTTCGTCGGAGAGGGCGCGCCCGGTGAATACCGGTTCGCCGGCCGCATCCGGTTCAGGGCACACGACGGCTTGCTCGACGTGACCATCCGAGACCCGTGGGTGCGTAAAACTCCGGTGTCCACCCAGGTTTCGGTAAGTGACGGCTCGCAACGGTTCGTCGTCGCAGTCGGTCCAGCCTTTTCGGGGCAAGAGCTGAGTGCAGTGCCGCTGCAGCTCAGCGAGCGTGGAACGGGGCTGTTCCACAACACTTATCCTGCATTCACCGACATGGACTCGGTCCGATTCATCCGACCAAGCCATGATTCGCGGGGAGGCACCCACACCCGCTTCCCCCGCCCAAGCGTCATAGAGAAGGATGAAGTGCTGAGCTAA